From Methylovorus glucosotrophus:
TCACACCTATCGATTGTTCAGTTTGTTAAAGAGCAGGTACTTCTTACTTCGCTTTCACTCATCAACGTTTCCGTTGAGAGGTGCGCATTATACAGACCGTTTTAATTCAGTCAAGAGAAATTTTGCTGCTAACTTCTCTGCACACCGCGTTGTTACTAGCGAGCCGCGCATTATACAGACCGTTTTTACTTGGTCAAGCGAAACATAAAATCTTTTGTTTCGCCCTGTTTTGCACTGCCGCTTTCTCAAGCGAGCCGCGCATTTTACAGACCAAATTTATTTGGTCAAGGGAAATTTTCTACTGCTTGATTTCCTGCCCGACGTCGCCGTTGAAGCGAGCCGCGCATTCTACGGATTGGCCGAATGACGTCAATACCCAATCCGCGATTATTACAAATTATTTACAATTAACCGCGATTGATAGTAATGCGGGCAAATTTGCGCTTACCAACCTGCGCCACTACTGTTACGCCAGCCGCCAGTTGCAGAGCCTTATCTTCAACCTTCTCAGTATCCAGCTTAACGCCGCCTTGCTCTATCATGCGCAACGCCTCGGAGGTGCTTGCGACCAACCCGGCCTGCTTCAGCAAGGCGGCAATACCTATCTGATCCTGAGCCAGTGCGATACTTACCTCAGGCACATCGTCCGGTATTCCACCTTTGGAGCGCAGGGAGAAATCTGCCAGCGCCTGCTCTGCAGCTTCGGCAGAATGGAAACGGGTGACCAGCTCCTGGGCAAACCTTACCTTTATATTGCGAGGATTTTCACCCGCCTCTACCGATTGCTTCCAGGATGCAATGGTTTCCATGGACTCAAACGACAGCAACTCTATATAACGCCACATCAAAGTATCGGATATGGACATCAATTTACTGAAGATGTCGTTTGCTGGTTCCGCTATACCTATATAGTTACCGAGCGACTTGGACATCTTATTGACGCCATCAAGCCCTTCCAGCAAAGGCATGGTCAACACGCATTGCGGCGATTGGCCATAATGCTTTTGCAATTCACGCCCCATTAGCAGGTTGAATTTCTGATCCGTACCGCCGAGCTCCAGATCCGCTTTCAGCTCCACGGAGTCATATCCCTGCAATAAAGGATAGAGGAATTCATGAATAGCGATAGGCTGATTATTTTTATATCGCTTGCTGAAATCATCGCGCTCCAGCATGCGGGCGACAGTATGTGTCGCCGCCAGCTTTAACATGCCGGCAGCCCCTAGCTGACTGATCCAGGCAGAGTTAAAAACTACTTCCGTTTGCTCAGGCTTTAATATCTTGAAAACCTGGGCTTCATACGATTTGGCATTTTCCTGAACCTGCTCAGCCGTCAGCGGTGGCCGAGTAGCACTCTTGCCGGTTGGGTCGCCGATCATTCCGGTGAAATCGCCTATCAAAAAGAGCACGTGATGCCCAAGCTCTTGCAACTGACGCAATTTGTTGAGCAATACAGTATGCCCCAGATGCAAATCAGGCGCGGTGGGATCAAAACCGGCCTTGACGCGCAAAGGTCGGCCCAGCTTGAGCTTTTCTACCAGCTCTTGCTCAATCAGCAGTTCATCGCATCCGCGCTTGATCAGCGCCAAATCTTCATTTAAAGCACGCATTCTTTGTTATCTTTCATGCCTCTGGCATTTTGCCTTCACCAGGAATAGGTTTTCTGTTAGCATCCCCTATCCCTATCATGTATTTGAGGTAGCTCCAGTGCAGCGAAGCGAACCTAGTTCCAAACCCGGCATTTTATCGCAAAACCGCAGATTTAAAGAACGAAAGCTACGCCTCCGCTGGTTATTGGCCTTTTCAAGCCTTCCTCTATTCGGCATTTTCACGGCATTCGGTATTGCGCCACAGACTTCGGTTCAAGACATCAACATCCATACCGTGGTCGAAAATATTGAGCTTCCCGAGACAATTGCGCCGATGGTGCAAGTGGATGCGCAAAATAGTTCGTTCTGGCAAGCAGACCAGATCCGGCGCGACGATACCCTCGCCAGCTTGCTTTCTCGGCTCAATATCACGAATGATGATGCCATTGAATTCCTCAAGCGCAACCCTGATGCCAGAGCATTGGCAACACAACTACGCCCAGGCAGATCCATTCAGGCACAAACCAATCAGGATGGTCAGCTATTAAAGCTGCAATACCAGACTGACAACAACTCTACCCTGCATGTAGAACTAACCGCGAACGGCTATGAAGCTCATGTCGCTGAAACAGTGATGGAAACTCATCCTGTCCTGAAATCTGCAGAAATCAAAAGCTCGCTTTTCGGCGCTACCGATGAAGCGGGCATTCCTGATGCGATTGCCATACAACTGGCCGAGATATTTTCTTCGGATATCGATTTTCATAGCGATCTCCGCCGTGGGGACCGCTTTGTGGTCGTCTATGAAGCGAGCTATTGGAATGGGGAACTGGCCCGCACTGGCCAAGTACTGGCAGCCGAATTCATTAATGACGGCAAAACCTATCGTGCCGTCAGGTATCGCAACCCCGAAGGTCAAGTCAGTTATTACACGCCTGAAGGCAAAAGCCTGCACAAGTCTTTCCTGCGCTCTCCATTAGAGTTCAGCCGTATCAGTTCTGGTTTCAGCCTCGGTCGTTTCCATCCGATTCTGCAAAAAATGCGTGCGCATAAAGGCGTGGATTACGCCGCACCCATTGGGACTCGAGTCAAAGCC
This genomic window contains:
- the tyrS gene encoding tyrosine--tRNA ligase, producing MRALNEDLALIKRGCDELLIEQELVEKLKLGRPLRVKAGFDPTAPDLHLGHTVLLNKLRQLQELGHHVLFLIGDFTGMIGDPTGKSATRPPLTAEQVQENAKSYEAQVFKILKPEQTEVVFNSAWISQLGAAGMLKLAATHTVARMLERDDFSKRYKNNQPIAIHEFLYPLLQGYDSVELKADLELGGTDQKFNLLMGRELQKHYGQSPQCVLTMPLLEGLDGVNKMSKSLGNYIGIAEPANDIFSKLMSISDTLMWRYIELLSFESMETIASWKQSVEAGENPRNIKVRFAQELVTRFHSAEAAEQALADFSLRSKGGIPDDVPEVSIALAQDQIGIAALLKQAGLVASTSEALRMIEQGGVKLDTEKVEDKALQLAAGVTVVAQVGKRKFARITINRG
- a CDS encoding OapA family protein, which codes for MQRSEPSSKPGILSQNRRFKERKLRLRWLLAFSSLPLFGIFTAFGIAPQTSVQDINIHTVVENIELPETIAPMVQVDAQNSSFWQADQIRRDDTLASLLSRLNITNDDAIEFLKRNPDARALATQLRPGRSIQAQTNQDGQLLKLQYQTDNNSTLHVELTANGYEAHVAETVMETHPVLKSAEIKSSLFGATDEAGIPDAIAIQLAEIFSSDIDFHSDLRRGDRFVVVYEASYWNGELARTGQVLAAEFINDGKTYRAVRYRNPEGQVSYYTPEGKSLHKSFLRSPLEFSRISSGFSLGRFHPILQKMRAHKGVDYAAPIGTRVKASADAVVDFVGVKSGYGNVVVLRHQNGISTVYGHLSRFAAGLHRGSKVSQGDIIAYVGMTGLATGPHLHYEFLLNGQHRDPLTVALPNAVPIAPKYKADFLANSSKLVAQLQLLISSNLASLE